The DNA window CAGGTGGAATCCAGGAAAACactataataataatacacaTTTTTGAGAGCACgctgaaatgaaaaagtgatTTAATTAAACAAACCACTGAAATAAGATCTATATTGAATCAAATCTTATCTTAGAATTTGGATACTTAAATAATTTTCCGGCACACCACTACGATTTTTCTATGTGTTTTTACAATTGGCTCAGACATTCTGAAAAGCCCTCATTAAATGTTAGTTTGGGTTTTCTGCTCACAACTTTAGTCAGTAGTTCACAAACCTTGTAAGTGACGTTCTGACAGCTTTCATCCAAAGAAGCATTAAGGATGGGATACTGCAATAATCCCAGAGACGCTGCCTGTTAAACATAAACAAATAGATTTATTATACTTGATAACTCAGAGAAATGCATGGAAAGCAAAGAACACTGGGAGACAAATGAGGCTAATAACCTTGATTTCCTCAATGCAATCAAATGTGGCTTCAACTCTCCTATGTGCTCCTTGCATGTTGCTATTCTATTATGATCACAGTAACTGAAGGGAAAGCttataaaaagcaaacatttgtaTGAGGGAAAgtgttgatcacagcctgaacatCTAATTAACTATatgaggcaagtgatgagtcagctTGGCTCCAactctcctagatcccatttaagggctgaccaccactaacTCTCTAGAGATtgttcctttgtggagttcttgtgATGAGCCTCAACACTGGTGAGCACCCATCTCAACTCAGAAGTTGgctgaaggcctcagagttggtgagtcttttctttaGATACTCTCTGGCTATCTATTTCCAACTGTACAATaactatacttgtattattccaactgtacacATGTGCCaaattgtcatggttttgtggtgttgctgtcaatattccacatcataacatcatgtgcagtatggatcattggaaggttcatgctccagttctgtggaatggcagcgtCCCAAGtgctcagctcttggaggagaactacatatcccagaggacgtcgcggccagagataagtcacaggaagaggacatatataatctccCTCCTaggctggagttctctctctctcggaccCTCGGAtagtgggaagcattccagccgtgtcacctagagttcacagtagaCCTCTTGgtttttggggactctctctgttttgttcaatttattagcctcaatcatattgtattatattgtgttatcttgtattccgatatcatatttagtaaaagaagttttcttacttagattgctgctgctgttttcttttcccattcccctttttcccttcccttacGGGCCGTGGGCCCTACGGGGTGGCtgcccctgtcacgggcacaggtaaatctaggtaacccggGACACATATAAAAAGCAATAATCAATTTCTCAAGTTATTTGCTGTTCCACAATTAGAATTAAATGGCCCAAGAAAAATGTTCGGATATTCCACAGCAAATTCATTCTAACCTCTCCATTTAGATGGTTATTTCAGGGAACAGTAATTCCCCCCTAAAAGAGTACAAAAAAGAGTTCCCCCCTACACGAGTACAAGCGTTTGAACAAGAAAAGATGCGTGTTCAATTCACCTGAACAACATAAACATATTCACCCATCTGAGGATTCACTACCAACAGCAACAATTACGTGGCATTTTAAGTATGAGATTTGATTTTAATGAAGGTTACCAAAACTACCAATTGTTtccaaaatatgttttgtttaaattacaCATTCAGTGATGCTTAATCATTTACTGTGTCGTGCTGCATCTGCTCTTGCTTTCTCCATTAATGTTTCAAGACATTTCCATATTATCTAACCTAACAGTAAATTGATAAATGGTGCATTAAACAAGAAAATTGACACTTTTCTTGTGAtctgtgattattattttttagatgATAGAGTGTGCTCTAAACTTAAAACAATGACCTGTCACAAGATTTTGGTAAAACCTGCATTAGTACTTCATACAGTGTTCTGCTGTATCTCTTACCTTTATGAAGAAAGGCATAAAGGAAAGCTTAATTCCACGACCTTGTGCTAAAGGTTTCAGTTCTTCTCGCAACTGAACAAGGTGAGTCAAGTCAATCTCATCACAATAACCAAAGTGGGGGATCTTTAAGGCAGCGGTCATAGTCTTTACCATTGCCTTGTGAAAACCTGGAAAATATTCACTGACTTCTTAGATGAACAAAATTGACTTCTCGGAACTGAGAGTGAAATTCCAAttattgaaaattaaaatcttttattttcctctttcaatgagatttttcttatctctgtgccttttattatttctctgaaagaaatttCTTTGCTATTAATAACATAATGACTCAAACTGTAACAAATTCACAAGCGTTTCTAAATTCCAACCTGTTTCAGAATACGTTTGAAGAAACAGGTTAAAAAATGAGCAAGTGCAACCTGCAACTGAACTCCACCCAACCAAAATACGAACAATTATATCACAGAATAATAACATGATGCAACATCTTATTGTAGAGAGCATGTTTTCCTATTTCTCACATAAAACAATAAATTGAAACACTCCCATCAAAAGGAGCCAAACGTTCACTGAGTTACGTTCACCAGTAATTTACTGCGAACATTTCCTCAAGATTTTATATCTGATGATTTACCTGTTACAGgttcagttttatcttttcctgAAAACACGATGGGTCTGGAAATAGGCACTGGAATTTTGCGCGCTTTGTCCTTTGGAGCAGTTGGCGCTGTCTCTGATTTTGACAACGGTGCGACAATTTCAGCCTTTGGTGATGGCGGTAGGATAGCTCCCGTTTGTTTGGCCAAGAAATTGAGAATGTCTTCCTTAAGGATTCTGTTATCTTTCCCTGTTCCAATAACTTCACTCAGTTTAATCTGAAAAGTATGTAACAAACTATGACACTTTCTTTACAGCAATATATGTATTCCTATACTATGAAACATAGTTAACAGTTATTGACGCAACATATCTGCCATTTTATTTCCCTGTGACAAACACTCCTGGCTCCTAATCCCTCTTAGTAtggttatcatagaatcacagactcttttgagttggaagggatccttaaaggccatctagcccaactgtcacacaataaaaaaacaaataacaaaaatgggacacctacagctagatcagttgctcagagcctggtccagcctgactttgaatgccATCAAGGTTGGAGCAGCCAtcacctctgggcaacctgttccaggttccagtgcatcactacCCTTATTTGTAAAACAATTCATCCTTCTACAGACCTCTATTGTGACTGTTATATTGCATGCTAACTATTAATGTCTGGTCTGATCTGGTCCAGGTGATTAGAACAAATACTGAATAACTGTACACTAtactgataaataaataaaaaaatctgtgctaCACTAATTACAAAACTTGATTAAATGATAATGCTTTAATTGTAACTACAGCTTAGTAGCATCCTCATTCTATCCAGGATCTCTAAAGAACCCATCTGTCTCTGTAGCAACAGGCTACACTTTCTGTGATTTATTAGGTATGCAACATTGTTTGAATCACCTAAAAGGCCCATAATGAGTCTTAATTGCATACTTTAAGCAGGAACAGCGACTACTACTTACCTTGTTATTACAGGATCGATAGTTAAGTATTAATTTGAAAAGAGTTATTTATCACTTAAGTTTctctatttgttttatttatttatttattttaaaaagcaccgTAAGCTTTCAAAAAAGCGTGGAATATTCATAgattaacagagaaaaagaattagaaaagtCCTCAAGGGACCATATAGCCCATTGTTTGCTCTtaagtctggagaagagagcaaGGTAGATAAAGCTGAGATTCAGTTTTTCCCAACTTCCTTCTCTGCCCCATGGCTCCATTTCAATACTTCCACTGTTTCTCAGAAACCACCATTCTGAAGCAATATAGCTGCATTTTAAGCCCACTAATTCTTTTCTTATTCACCACAATcatcagaaagcacaactaTCTCCATCTCTACAATGGTGTTTATGTATTTGAGAAGATACCCCTCACTGTACTATCCTCTAATGCATATCCTCTCAGTCAGTCAAATTGGTATATAAAAGAGGGATATAATGTGACAAGATGTAATTCAGCAAACTTACGTTGTTTTCCATAGCAAGACGACGAACTGCAGGTGTTGCCAATGTTTTGTGACCTTTTATCTCTTGGTGTGTGTGTTCTTCATGAGACATAGCTGGTGTTTCAACAACATCTTCTTCTGGAGCAACACCTGCAAGCAAGAAGAACAAGATTAATGTTACTGGATTATAAGGACTTGTTAAATTTCAGAATCTGCTTTCAAGTTTCTAACTCAGGCACACGTTAAATAGGCAgttgaaaacaaaaggcagaacaaAGACTCAAATTTCTTACAAAAACTAACAAAGGAAGTATTAGCTAGCGCTCAGAATACATCGCATTAATTATAATGAATTAACTGAAGGTTAACAGTGATCTATCCTCTCACTGAGTATCATGGTGTTTCTAGACAAATGTAGTTAAATATAGGCCTCTCAGAGGAAAGGCTGCACACGAGTCAGCATCAAGCCTTTCTGGAAAAGGTATCTATCCCAGGGCTCTGTTAAGAAGAGTGAtgccagcaggctgaggaaggTGATCtttcccctctactcagcactAGTGGGGTCACATCTCGAGTACAGTGTCCAGCTCTGGCCTCCCCAGGACAAGAGAGAGATAGAGCTAATGGAGGGAGTCCAGCTAAGGGCCAGCAAATATAATCAATGGACTGGGGCATCACTCCTATGAAAAAAGGCTGAtagagctgggactgtttagcctAGAAAAAGATGGCTCTTCTGATGAGATAGGTGGATCTCAtcaatgtatataaatatttgaagaGAGAGTGTAAAGAATACAAAGTACAGCTCTTTCAGCAACATCCCGTGTCAGGATGAAACACCTCCTGGACACaagctgaaacacaggaagttctgtcAAGGCACGAggataaaacattttcactgtgagggtgactgagcactggGGCATGCTACCTAACGGGGCTGCAGAATCCCCACCCCCTTGAGACATCATGTGAACATGGTTCTGGGCAATGTGCTCTAGCtgacaaacacaaaacatgcaagagaaaaactgcttaCAGTACCTTTGGAAGCATCAATTTCAATGTCCACAAGTGGTTTTCCAACATAAGCTATTTCATCTAAACTGTAATGGAGTTTTCTAATGATGCCATCATAACGACTAGTAATAGTAACAGAAGCTTTATCACTTTGCACTTCACAGATGCTATCAAATTGAGAAACACTATCACCTTCTTTTATATACCTAAGAGAAAAGACACATACTAGTATAAAACAATATAATAGTAAAAACCTAGGCTGCGTATTCTTTAAGTTCAGTTATGTACACCCTCACAATACAAAATGCATTCTGGATAAAGTGACAGATTATACAGTGGATACATTTGCTATATACCTTCTGCCAGAATGCTCCCAAACCACTACATTTCAGAATAGTGTTGTATACAATTAGATATAAACCACCTATATGTGGATTTTCCGGAGCTGTCATTTTTTCTAACGTTCTAAAGTTCAGCCTTGATCTCCTCTAAAAACAATAATCATGAAAGACAGCTTACACACAGGTGCAGTTAGGGCATCCCATTTCCTCCACCTTTTCTATTTCCAAGTATAACAGATTACAAAGAGACAAAACGTAAAGGTGACTACATACAAAGGTTCAAAATGCAGGAATCCAAACTTAAAAGACTTCAATAGCCCATAAAACACACTGTGAAATAATTATTGATACTTGATAACTATGGGTAGTACTTAAACTACTTGCTGATTTCTTAATGTATTTGTAAGAAAGCTGTGCTTACCATTCTTTCACAGTCACCTCTGTAATACCCTCTCCAATATCGGAAAGCTTAAACTGGACAATTTGGCCACACgaaacttaaaaaacaacaaggaaaaaaaaacaaggaaaatcagTTTGCTTAATATCAAGCATAAGACATCAGACAGAATGATCTGAATACAGTAAAAGCAGTTAAATGCCATTTATAGACAAGCCCCTAACACAACATTCATAAAAGACCAAATTACAATGAATTATGATGAAAAGGATTACCAGCAGATGTTCTGAATAATCGCTGTTGATGACTGAAGTTGAAGGCAGATTTGTCAAACACGCACGCGTATTTTGATTTCATAAAGCGAAGGCTGCTGCACGATCTAACGTGGTGAACACAAACCTGGGGGAAAAGCTTCAAGTATTAAAACATTAGGCTGGGAAGACAGAGCTCACTTAACATTAATGATGTAACAGCAGTTACCAGAACATGTGATTTCTATGGAGAAGTTCATAGGAAAATACAATCATAATGAATACATACTGAATATCTAATAGCCATTAAATTAGCATAAGTTTTGCCACGTCTTTAACTTCTTTTACTAACACAACACGCAGGGAGATTAAAGCCACAATAACATAAGAAATCAACAAAAATCATGACAAGATCTGATAAGAGATTCATAATTGCTGTAGTTTCTCCAAACAAGTGGTTCATccaagacacacacacaaaaagcagagaTAATATCAACGACATCAGACATCTGAAATACTCTCATGCAGTGTGAATGCTGGAAAGGTCCTGTAGACTGCAGGAAAAATCACCTGCGTGTTTTTCTTTGCCAGTTCTTATTCCAATCAAAAGCTGATCAGAAGTGAATATGGGAAAGGAAATTCACAACAGAGGGCAAAAATAGTTACCCTTTTCATTCCGTTAATACATAGGAGATAAGCATCTTTAAGTAACTTCAATTGCAATTACATTCATCCGAAAATCAACAGGTCATAAGAATTTTCTGAAGGATTCTTCATACAGAGCTGGATGCTTTCAAACATCATGTAATCAGTCGCGATCTTTGTCCAAACAAAGGCAGAAGCACTTGCATCGACACAAACAAGCATTTTATCATTCATCTCATCAGAAGTTAGTTCACGCCCTCTCTTATTTAGTCGTATTTCTTAAATCTCACTTAATTCTGCTGTTACGGTGCCTTGGGTGATGTGGagttaatgaaaataataaatgatcCGTAGAAACTATCTCTAATTAATTtagagataaaaaaataaatacaaaataacagGTGCTACAATGTACCTCCAGTAGCTCAAAACTGTATAATTTAGAAATTATCTTCTCAGATGAGCCAGAAAACAGGACACCTGCATGGGAAAGTTCATTTTAACTTATTTTGTTAATACCCTTTCAAAGAATATCAGAGAACGCGAAACTTCCTGATTCCCCTCCCACTCACCCCCCACTGCTGAACTAATTGATATTATACTTTTAATGTGCAGATTACCCTGAAAGATGTAcatgttttctgtattattcCACCCAGCACTGATAGTTAAATTTAATATCACCTTTCTTTTAGGAACAAATATTTACACGAAACAAGCTCCAACAAAGGACACAGCAAAGTCACACTGAGTCACTTTGCATCTGCCTGCTACTATGATCACATCCCCTGATCTGGAGCAAATATCCTTCAAATTGTTGCCCACTTAGTTCATTCAGAGCTGTGTCTTTGGGAAGAAGTCTATTGCGCTTTTCTTAACCATTTACCCTAAAAACCGACTGTCGGCCTCAGCACAAAACATTGTTACAACCAGGGAGTTGGTGGAGTTAttgaccctgggggtgttcaaggaacatttagacATTTTGAGACATGACTTAGCGAGAATTATCtgtgataggtggatggttagactagatgcTCTTgcaggtctcttccaaccctggtgattctatggcaCTTAGCCGTACTTTAGCCATAGTGTGCGTTGTGCTCAGAGGCAATGATTCCACACTGAAGACACTCCTCACTCACAGCACTCTTTCGACTTGCTCTCCATATCGAGTTGTTTACTTGCATTGGATTTGTTCTGCATAATACTTTCTACTTCCAACTATATAGTTACCTGTGTGCTAAATGGACGCTCTCCTCTCCTTAATAACAGCACCATGCTGCACTCTCCAGATTACTGATCTCTCCTCACCATTTAACACAAGAACCTCaggctcctttcttcctctcatcACAATGTAACGCCTCCACGGACGACCGCAcagccctcctccctcccatcGCTAGTGAAAGGGTTTGGgagaatacagagaaaattaaaatagaataCTTCAGAATTGCGATAACCACCTGATTTCTTGTACGTTAACACTGCTGTAGGTGGTCACAAGAACTAGTGCCCAGCAAGAATCACAGCGTGCTGCTGGAAATGCCTACCGTAAATGGCCAACTCCAAAGTACCCTGGTCAGCATCCACACTGATAAGATGAACACTGTCATCCCATCACAATCTCCCTCTGAATGCAAGAGCAGATGGTTTggctaagaaaaaaacaactaaaaagaaGCTTGTATTTCCAAACTCTTTGATTAGTAAAGCAAGTTACTCACAGCCTAAAATCTAGTAATTACAAGAATAATGTCTTCATGATGGTTCAAGAGATTATAAGCATCCAAAAGAGCAACCGGTGGACTCACCTACTGGAGCACAGTGAGGAACCAGCCCCATTTAATTTACAAGTATGTGGGTTGCTGGGATTTGGGGAAACGCCTGCTTCCCCTTCAGTGCAAGGATCCCTCGCTACACCGAGGGACTGATGGCACAGCCACAAGGCAGCACACTCAGGCAGTGCCATAGTCGGACGAGCAATAGGTAACACAAGAGAAGGATGGCAGCGACGTGTCACGGGAGGCACAGGTTCCTATCACGGGAAACGCGGCCAGCGGGAAGACACCGAGGTAGGGGAGCCCGGGGAGACCGTGGGGAAGCGGCGGGGCTCAGGCCGGTCTCTGCGAGCTGACGGGCGGCGGGGGCACGGCCAGCTCCGGGGGCACGGCCCGGCGGGCTGAGGGAGGCTGGCGCAGAGCCCGTCCCGCACAGCCCGGAGGCGCGGGGTACGGCTGACGGGAGCGGTCGGTCCCCGCGCGGTCCACGTTCGCACAGGGGGGGCTGCCGCTCGCTGCCGGCCGGTAGGAAGCAGCGGGGTCTCGGGACGACGGCGAGGCGGGGGTGCCGCGCACCGCTTTTGCCGACGACACGAGCCGGCAGCCGCGGGACCCCCGCTACCCTTACCAGGCGCCCCGcggtcctgcagctgctcctcagaGCGGTCACGGCCGCCATCTTCCCCCAGGAAGAGGCAGCCCCACGCCCCGCACACCTCCCACCGAACAGCCAACCCGCGCGCAGCCACGCGGGCCGCAGCCAACCAGCCGGGCCGTGGGTGGCGGTGGGAGCTCCGGCCGCGTGCGGGACGGCGCGGGCGCCGCCTGAGGGCCGAGACGGCGGCGGGGAGAAGCGGGAGGGAGGGCGTCACCTGTAGGAAAACCGCCGGCGGGGCGACGGCCGCGTGCCTTGGCGGCAGAGGAGTGCGAGTAGCGcagcgggccgggccgggccgttCCCGGTACACTGCAATAAACGGGCCCCTCCGGAGAGAGCAGCTCGCCTGTCAACGTGACGGCTACCGCCCGGAGGCGACCCCGGGGCACAGCTCTTCTCCGGGCCGGGCGGACTCCGGCTCCTCCCGCGGCGCGGCGCCCGGGCGGTGGGACCCGGCGGCGCCTCGCTCGGCGGTGCCGCCCCCAACGCGCTGCGGGCGGGAGGCT is part of the Excalfactoria chinensis isolate bCotChi1 chromosome 8, bCotChi1.hap2, whole genome shotgun sequence genome and encodes:
- the DBT gene encoding lipoamide acyltransferase component of branched-chain alpha-keto acid dehydrogenase complex, mitochondrial isoform X3 produces the protein MKSKYACVFDKSAFNFSHQQRLFRTSAVSCGQIVQFKLSDIGEGITEVTVKEWYIKEGDSVSQFDSICEVQSDKASVTITSRYDGIIRKLHYSLDEIAYVGKPLVDIEIDASKGVAPEEDVVETPAMSHEEHTHQEIKGHKTLATPAVRRLAMENNIKLSEVIGTGKDNRILKEDILNFLAKQTGAILPPSPKAEIVAPLSKSETAPTAPKDKARKIPVPISRPIVFSGKDKTEPVTGFHKAMVKTMTAALKIPHFGYCDEIDLTHLVQLREELKPLAQGRGIKLSFMPFFIKAASLGLLQYPILNASLDESCQNVTYKASHNIGVAMDTEQGLIVPNVKNVQASSIFEIASELNRLQALGSAGQLGTNDLTGGTFTLSNIGTIGGTYAKAVILPPEVAIGALGKIQVLPRFNGKGEVFKAQVMNVSWSADHRIIDGATMARFSNLWKSYLENPASMLLDLK
- the DBT gene encoding lipoamide acyltransferase component of branched-chain alpha-keto acid dehydrogenase complex, mitochondrial isoform X4, with protein sequence MAAVTALRSSCRTAGRLLFPQVCVHHVRSCSSLRFMKSKYACVFDKSAFNFSHQQRLFRTSAVSCGQIVQFKLSDIGEGITEVTVKEWYIKEGDSVSQFDSICEVQSDKASVTITSRYDGIIRKLHYSLDEIAYVGKPLVDIEIDASKGVAPEEDVVETPAMSHEEHTHQEIKGHKTLATPAVRRLAMENNIKLSEVIGTGKDNRILKEDILNFLAKQTGAILPPSPKAEIVAPLSKSETAPTAPKDKARKIPVPISRPIVFSGKDKTEPVTGFHKAMVKTMTAALKIPHFGYCDEIDLTHLVQLREELKPLAQGRGIKLSFMPFFIKAASLGLLQYPILNASLDESCQNVTYKASHNIGVAMDTEQGLIVPNVKNVQASSIFEIASELNRLQALGSAGQLGTNDLTGGTFTLSNIGTIGGTYAKAVILPPEVAIGALGKIQVLPRFNGKGEVFKAQVMNVSWSADHRIIDGATMARFSNLWKSYLENPASMLLDLK
- the DBT gene encoding lipoamide acyltransferase component of branched-chain alpha-keto acid dehydrogenase complex, mitochondrial isoform X1, producing the protein MAAVTALRSSCRTAGRLVCVHHVRSCSSLRFMKSKYACVFDKSAFNFSHQQRLFRTSAVSCGQIVQFKLSDIGEGITEVTVKEWYIKEGDSVSQFDSICEVQSDKASVTITSRYDGIIRKLHYSLDEIAYVGKPLVDIEIDASKGVAPEEDVVETPAMSHEEHTHQEIKGHKTLATPAVRRLAMENNIKLSEVIGTGKDNRILKEDILNFLAKQTGAILPPSPKAEIVAPLSKSETAPTAPKDKARKIPVPISRPIVFSGKDKTEPVTGFHKAMVKTMTAALKIPHFGYCDEIDLTHLVQLREELKPLAQGRGIKLSFMPFFIKAASLGLLQYPILNASLDESCQNVTYKASHNIGVAMDTEQGLIVPNVKNVQASSIFEIASELNRLQALGSAGQLGTNDLTGGTFTLSNIGTIGGTYAKAVILPPEVAIGALGKIQVLPRFNGKGEVFKAQVMNVSWSADHRIIDGATMARFSNLWKSYLENPASMLLDLK
- the DBT gene encoding lipoamide acyltransferase component of branched-chain alpha-keto acid dehydrogenase complex, mitochondrial isoform X2, with the protein product MVLLLRRGERPFSTQVCVHHVRSCSSLRFMKSKYACVFDKSAFNFSHQQRLFRTSAVSCGQIVQFKLSDIGEGITEVTVKEWYIKEGDSVSQFDSICEVQSDKASVTITSRYDGIIRKLHYSLDEIAYVGKPLVDIEIDASKGVAPEEDVVETPAMSHEEHTHQEIKGHKTLATPAVRRLAMENNIKLSEVIGTGKDNRILKEDILNFLAKQTGAILPPSPKAEIVAPLSKSETAPTAPKDKARKIPVPISRPIVFSGKDKTEPVTGFHKAMVKTMTAALKIPHFGYCDEIDLTHLVQLREELKPLAQGRGIKLSFMPFFIKAASLGLLQYPILNASLDESCQNVTYKASHNIGVAMDTEQGLIVPNVKNVQASSIFEIASELNRLQALGSAGQLGTNDLTGGTFTLSNIGTIGGTYAKAVILPPEVAIGALGKIQVLPRFNGKGEVFKAQVMNVSWSADHRIIDGATMARFSNLWKSYLENPASMLLDLK